One window from the genome of Eucalyptus grandis isolate ANBG69807.140 chromosome 7, ASM1654582v1, whole genome shotgun sequence encodes:
- the LOC120295875 gene encoding omega-hydroxypalmitate O-feruloyl transferase-like → MSDDDIGLLGDISVINPGTLRKLVQHSDGAQTIVEESLLTVQVTTFKCGGITVGIVMNHVLVDGKALADFLTCWSDVARGRSPSILPFLDRSVLCPRRSPRVDLPHHEYAPIDRPSERIIDPEPSPMFTDHSTSNHTLSFNSRKCQTITTHDGSSIVPTSFEVISALVWIARTKALGMDPHETTKLLTAVDGRPKFDPPLPSGYFGNGIAWSCAECSAGELTRKPFSFAVRTVQRRSDASPRVTYGRQSTTSS, encoded by the exons ATGTCGGACGACGACATCGGGCTGCTAGGCGATATTAGCGTCATCAATCCTGGGACACTGCGAAAACTCGTGCAGCATAGCGACGGAGCCCAAACCATAGTGGAAGAATCTTTGCTCACCGTGCAG GTGACGACATTCAAGTGTGGAGGGATCACCGTCGGCATCGTGATGAATCATGTCCTCGTCGATGGTAAAGCCCTTGCGGACTTCCTAACTTGCTGGAGCGATGTGGCTCGAGGCAGGTCGCCGTCGATTCTTCCCTTTCTCGATCGATCGGTGTTGTGCCCGAGGCGATCTCCACGTGTCGATCTCCCCCACCATGAATATGCTCCAATAGATCGGCCATCTGAAAGGATAATCGACCCCGAACCAAGCCCCATGTTTACAGATCATTCAACTTCGAACCACACACTCTCATTCAACTCAAGAAAGTGTCAAACAATCACAACCCACGATGGCTCTTCCATAGTCCCTACGAGCTTCGAAGTCATATCCGCGCTCGTGTGGATTGCGCGAACCAAAGCTCTCGGAATGGATCCTCACGAGACAACAAAGCTTCTCACCGCAGTCGACGGTCGACCCAAGTTCGACCCGCCGTTGCCAAGCGGCTACTTTGGGAACGGCATTGCTTGGTCGTGCGCAGAGTGCAGCGCGGGCGAATTGACCCGCAAGCCCTTCTCGTTCGCTGTCCGGACCGTGCAGAGGCGCTCCGATGCGTCACCGAGAGTTACATACGGTCGGCAATCGACCACGTCGAGCTGA